One Glycine max cultivar Williams 82 chromosome 6, Glycine_max_v4.0, whole genome shotgun sequence DNA segment encodes these proteins:
- the LOC100799248 gene encoding transcription activator GLK1-like: protein MLAVSPLRSNIKDEKKQGEMEGNFSMATTTTDDVVFGDLSEGNLLESINFDELFVGIDIHGDVLPDLEMFGEFSVDVSTGEESSEMNSSAKSSKLENDQNVIATTSKKEEEEDKTSCNASGQDLGSNRGEEIVSERDESVVVNPAPKDGGKGRKSSSAQSKNNSSSNNNPQGKRKVKVDWTPELHRRFVQAVEQLGVDKAVPSRILEIMGIDCLTRHNIASHLQKYRSHRKHLLAREAEAASWSQRRQLCAGGGKREGSPWLAPTMGFPPMTPPMHHFRPLHVWGHPSMDQSFMHMWPKHLPNSPPLSWPPPAAPPQEPSFWHQLVPNALIPGTACFPQLLTPTRFGSPPVPGIPPHAMYKADHDIGLPGPLFDFYPSKECIDAAIGDVLSKPWLPLPIGLKAPALDSVMSELQRQGIPNIPPSSA from the exons ATGCTTGCGGTGTCACCTTTGAGGAGCAATATCAAAGATGAAAAGAAGCAAGGAGAGATGGAGGGTAATTTCTCAatggcaacaacaacaaccgaTGATGTTGTCTTTGGTGACCTTTCTGAAGGGAACTTGTTGGAGAGCATCAACTTCGACGAACTCTTCGTCGGCATCGACATCCACGGAGATGTCTTGCCGGACTTGGAGATGTTCGGCGAGTTCTCCGTGGATGTCAGCACCGGCGAGGAATCGTCGGAGATGAACTCGTCGGCTAAAAGCAGCAAACTTGAGAACGATCAGAATGTCATCGCCACTACTtcaaagaaagaagaggaagaagataaaACTTCTTGCAATGCTTCTGGTCAAGACTTGGGGTCAAACCGTGGAGAGGAGATTGTGAGCGAGAGAGATGAATCCGTGGTGGTGAATCCAGCACCAAAGGATggtggaaaaggaagaaaatcttCTTCGGCTCAATCAAAGAATAAtagtagtagtaataataatccTCAAGGGAAGAGAAAAGTCAAG GTGGATTGGACCCCAGAATTGCACAGACGATTCGTGCAAGCTGTGGAACAGCTAGGAGTGGATAAGGCGGTGCCTTCAAGGATTTTGGAGATTATGGGAATTGATTGTCTCACTCGCCATAACATTGCTAGCCACCTTCAA AAATATAGATCCCATAGGAAACATTTGCTAGCACGTGAAGCTGAAGCAGCAAGCTGGAGTCAAAGGAGGCAATTGTGTGCTGGTGGAGGGAAGAGAGAAGGGAGTCCATGGTTAGCACCAACCATGGGTTTCCCTCCAATGACTCCCCCAATGCACCATTTTAGACCTTTACATGTATGGGGGCACCCTTCCATGGACCAGTCCTTCATGCATATGTGGCCTAAGCATCTTCCAAATTCACCACCACTCTCATGGCCGCCGCCGGCTGCACCGCCTCAAGAGCCTTCATTTTGGCACCAACTG GTTCCTAACGCACTAATCCCAGGAACAGCTTGTTTTCCACAACTTCTGACACCAACG AGATTTGGAAGTCCCCCTGTGCCCGGCATCCCACCCCATGCCATGTACAAAGCAGATCACGACATTGGCCTCCCTGGTCCCCTTTTCGACTTTTATCCg TCAAAGGAGTGCATAGATGCAGCTATTGGAGATGTTTTATCAAAGCCTTGGCTGCCTCTACCTATTGGACTTAAGGCTCCAGCGCTTGATAGTGTGATGAGTGAATTACAAAGACAAGGAATTCCAAACATTCCACCCTCTAGTGCTTGA
- the LOC100799779 gene encoding 26S proteasome non-ATPase regulatory subunit 2 homolog A: MAPDPNRAGTSASANAAKDDAVTKKKVENEDLSDEDLALKQQLELYVERVQDPDQGLQKVALESMRQEIRTSTSSMTSVPKPLKFLRPHYGTLKTYYETMVESDLKKYLADILSVLALTMSAEGERESLKYRLLGSEGDIGSWGHEYVRNLAGEIAQEYTKRQSEEAPIDDLMELVQQIVAFHMKHNAEPEAVDLLMEVEDLDMLSGHVDKTNFKRTCLYLTSSARYLPGPDDMLVLDIAYSIYKQFEEYPNALQIALFMDNSQHVREVFTSCNDVLRKKQFCYMLARHGITFELDEEMVPDDEDRELLQEIINNSKLSEGYLTLARDIEVMEPKSPEDIYKAHLLDGRASAGASVDSARQNLAATFVNAFVNAGFGQDKLMTVPSDSSSSASSGNWLFKNKEHGKTSAAASLGMILLWDVDSGLAQIDKYFHSNDNHVIAGALLGVGIVNCSIKNDCDPAMALLGDYIDKEDTSIRIGAIMGLGIAYAGSQNEQLREKLTGVLNDSKASLEVLAFAAISLGLIYVGSCNEEIAQAIIYTLMDRSESELGEPLTRLLPLGLGLLYLGKQDSVEATAEVSKTFNEKIRKYCDMTLLSCAYAGTGNVLKVQNLLGHCSQHLDKGETHQGPAVLGIAMVAMAEELGLEMAIRSLEHLLQYGEQNIRRAVPLALGLLCISNPKVNVMDTLSRLSHDTDSEVAMAAVISLGLIGAGTNNARIAGMLRNLSSYYYKDTSLLFCVRIAQGLVHLGKGLLTLNPYHSDRFLLSPTALAGLITMLHACLDMKAIVLGKYHYVLYFLVLAMQPRMLLTVDENLKPLSVPVRVGQAVDVVGQAGRPKTITGFQTHSTPVLLAAGDRAELATEKYIPLSPILEGFVILKENPDYREE; this comes from the exons ATGGCGCCCGATCCTAATCGCGCCGGCACCAGCGCCAGCGCCAACGCCGCCAAAGACGACGCCGTTACCAAGAAGAAGGTCGAAAACGAAGATCTG TCCGATGAGGATTTGGCTTTGAAGCAACAGCTGGAGTTGTACGTGGAGAGGGTTCAGGATCCTGACCAGGGATTGCAGAAGGTTGCACTCGAGAGCATGAG GCAAGAAATTCGAACTTCCACGAGCTCTATGACTTCGGTtcctaagccattgaagttccTTCGTCCGCATTATGGCACTCTTAAGACCTATTATGAAACTATGGTGGAGTCTGATTTGAAG AAGTACCTGGCGGATATATTGTCGGTTTTGGCACTCACAATGTCTGCTGAAGGAGAACGA GAAAGCCTCAAGTACAGATTATTGGGTTCCGAGGGTGACATTGGTTCCTGGGGCCACGAGTATGTTAG GAATCTAGCTGGAGAAATTGCTCAGGAATACACAAAACGACAG AGTGAAGAGGCCCCCATAGATGATCTCATGGAACTTGTGCAACAAATTGTTGCTTTTCACATGAAG CATAATGCAGAACCTGAAGCTGTTGATCTTTTGATGGAG GTTGAAGATCTGGATATGTTGAGTGGACATGTTgacaaaacaaattttaaaaggaCTTGCCTATATCTCACCAGTTCTGCAAG ATACCTCCCAGGACCAGATGATATGCTAGTTTTGGACATTGCATATTCAATTTACAAACAATTTGAAGAATATCCAAATGCACTCCAAATTGCATTGTTCATGGATAATTCGCAG CATGTGAGGGAGGTGTTCACCTCTTGTAATGATGTGCTGCGAAAGAAGCAATTCTGTTACATGCTTGCACGTCAT GGAATTACTTTTGAGCTTGATGAGGAGATGGTTCCAGATGATGAAGACAGAGAATTGTTGCAGGAAATCATAAACAATTCTAAGTTAAGTGAAGGATATCTCACCCTTGCTCGTGATATTGAAGTCATGGAGCCCAAGTCCCCTGAGGATATATACAAG GCACATTTGCTTGATGGCCGGGCTAGTGCTGGTGCAAGTGTTGATTCAGCTAGACAGAACCTTGCTGCAACTTTTGTTAATGCATTTGTAAATGCTGGCTTTGGTCAG GATAAATTAATGACTGTTCCATCAGATTCTTCAAGCAGTGCTTCTTCTGGAAATTGGCTTTTCAAAAATAAGGAACATGGGAAGACTAGTGCTGCAGCTAGTCTG GGTATGATTTTACTCTGGGATGTTGACTCGGGACTTGCTCAAATTGACAAGTACTTCCATAGTAATGATAATCATGTCATTGCTGGTGCATTACTGGGAGTTGGAATTGTGAATTGTAGTATCAAGAATGACTGTGATCCT GCAATGGCACTTCTAGGTGACTATATAGATAAAGAAGACACTTCAATCAGGATTGGTGCAATTATGGGTTTGGGAATTGCATATGCTGGTTCCCAGAATGAGCAG TTACGGGAGAAATTGACAGGTGTACTGAACGATTCTAAAGCTTCACTTGAGGTGCTTGCATTTGCTGCTATTTCTTTGGGCTTGATCTATGTGGGTTCTTGCAATGAAGAAATTGCTCAAGCAATTATATATACACTAATGGACCGGAGCGAGTCAGAGTTGGGAGAGCCCCTTACACGACTTTTACCTCTCGGTCTGGGTCTTCTATATCTTGGAAAGCAG GACAGTGTTGAGGCAACTGCCGAAGTTTCAAAGACTTTCAATGAAAAAATTAGAAAGTACTGTGACATGACACTCTTATCATGTGCCTATGCTGGAACTGGAAATGTTCTCAAG GTTCAAAATCTGTTGGGTCATTGTTCACAACATCTTGATAAAGGTGAAACTCACCAAGGTCCTGCTGTGCTTGGAATTGCTATGGTAGCTATGGCTGAAGAATTGGGACTTGAGATGGCAATTCGATCATTAGAACATCTTCTACAATATGGAGAGCAGAATATTCGCCGAGCAGTTCCTTTGGCCCTTGGTCTACTCTGTATATCAAATCCAAAG GTCAATGTTATGGATACGTTAAGCAGACTTAGCCATGATACTGATTCGGAAGTAGCTATG GCGGCAGTTATATCCTTGGGTCTAATAGGTGCTGGAACGAACAATGCTCGAATTGCTGGCATGCTTCGCAATCTTTCAAGTTATTACTACAAGGATACCAGCCTTCTATTCTGC GTGCGGATTGCCCAAGGTCTTGTACATTTGGGAAAGGGCTTATTAACCCTTAATCCATATCATTCCGATCGCTTCCTACTATCACC GACAGCACTTGCTGGATTAATTACCATGTTGCATGCTTGCCTAGACATGAAAGCTATTGTGCTGGGAAAATATCACTATGTTCTCTACTTCCTCGTTTTGGCAATGCAG CCAAGGATGTTGTTGACTGTGGATGAGAACTTGAAGCCTCTGTCAGTGCCTGTTCGTGTTGGACAAGCCGTAGATGTTGTTGGACAAGCAGGTCGTCCGAAAACAATCACTGGCTTTCAGACCCACTCCACCCCTGTTCTCCTGGCTGCTGGGGACAGGGCTGAGCTGGCAACGGAAAA ATACATTCCCCTATCACCAATTCTTGAAGGTTTCGTAATTTTGAAGGAGAATCCAGATTACAGGGAAGAGTGA